A window from Rhodohalobacter sp. SW132 encodes these proteins:
- a CDS encoding T9SS type A sorting domain-containing protein — protein MKKGMLLAGIALLVYMNLAMVLAGGVLAQNANSVQGDRQALVDLYNATGGGNWDNNSGWLKGNPSNSWYGIQVDGNGRVVRLDLFSNNLNGNLPGSIGNLSRLTYLNTKQNRLSGEIPESINNLGSLEWLLLSGVRQKDPNFRNDTYPGKKNEATNSFSGSIPFIGNLSNLQVLEIANQPNFENTPIPAEIGNLKNLWFLSLQRNLHSGGVPKSFANLTNLRHLHLHYNKISEPLPEIFEGWTDAQYVRFGNNQIPGEIPSTFDNMINLRVLVLGKNNLTGSIPPKFLDGSLPRLHTVALEWNNLTGSIPPVKTNLTVLTLDGNNLSGTVPDMSSARKLINFGLGWNNFEGEFPDMSHARQLRYIRARNNNFSGPLPALHPNNRRLANLWFQNNNFSGPVDPSIAEAIANGRDSFGDFNISNNRFCESDLKGLVAAVNTMDNGVSSRYGGQSKPICGNNSSAKAQSLTGELVNGSESGTSANETAPETDTIPVETGINQNYPNPFNPTTQIEYTLSDVQTVSLKVYDMAGRQVAVLANGVKQAGRHTATFDAGTLASGVYFYRFITNSQVYTKKMTLLK, from the coding sequence ATGAAAAAAGGTATGTTATTGGCAGGGATAGCTTTATTGGTTTACATGAATTTGGCTATGGTTTTGGCGGGCGGGGTGTTGGCCCAGAATGCGAACAGTGTGCAGGGAGACCGGCAGGCATTGGTGGATTTGTATAACGCTACCGGCGGTGGTAATTGGGATAACAACTCAGGGTGGCTGAAAGGAAATCCCTCAAACAGCTGGTATGGTATTCAAGTGGATGGAAACGGTCGAGTGGTTCGTCTGGATCTGTTTTCAAATAATTTAAATGGAAATCTTCCGGGTAGTATTGGGAATTTAAGCAGGCTTACCTATTTAAATACGAAGCAAAATAGACTATCAGGTGAAATTCCAGAATCTATAAATAATCTTGGAAGCCTTGAATGGCTGCTTTTGTCCGGTGTCAGACAAAAGGATCCAAATTTTAGGAATGATACATATCCGGGAAAGAAAAATGAGGCAACAAATTCATTTAGTGGTTCTATCCCGTTTATAGGCAACCTGTCAAACCTTCAGGTGCTCGAGATCGCAAATCAGCCAAACTTTGAAAATACGCCTATACCGGCAGAAATTGGAAATCTTAAGAACTTATGGTTTTTATCCTTACAGAGAAATTTACATTCCGGAGGGGTTCCCAAATCTTTTGCCAATCTGACAAACTTACGTCACCTTCATTTGCACTATAATAAGATTTCGGAACCGTTGCCCGAAATTTTTGAAGGCTGGACCGATGCTCAGTATGTTAGATTTGGAAATAATCAAATACCGGGAGAAATACCATCGACTTTTGATAATATGATTAATTTGCGAGTGCTTGTACTTGGAAAAAATAATCTGACAGGAAGCATACCGCCAAAGTTTCTGGACGGAAGTCTTCCAAGGTTACATACTGTAGCACTTGAGTGGAACAATTTAACCGGGAGCATACCACCGGTAAAGACAAATCTTACTGTATTGACATTAGATGGAAATAATTTATCCGGTACAGTTCCCGATATGTCCTCTGCACGAAAACTTATTAATTTTGGGTTGGGATGGAATAATTTTGAGGGGGAGTTTCCGGATATGAGTCATGCACGACAGCTTCGATACATCCGGGCGAGGAATAATAATTTTTCGGGTCCGCTCCCTGCGCTGCATCCGAATAACAGGAGACTGGCAAACTTATGGTTTCAGAACAATAATTTTTCAGGCCCTGTAGATCCATCTATTGCAGAGGCAATTGCGAATGGCCGTGATTCATTCGGGGATTTTAACATCTCGAATAACCGGTTCTGCGAGTCGGATCTGAAGGGCTTGGTGGCGGCGGTCAACACAATGGACAATGGGGTTAGTTCACGTTACGGTGGTCAGAGTAAGCCCATTTGCGGAAATAATAGTAGTGCAAAAGCTCAGAGCTTAACAGGTGAGCTGGTGAATGGTTCAGAGTCCGGCACTTCTGCAAATGAAACAGCACCTGAAACGGATACTATACCGGTTGAAACGGGGATCAATCAAAACTATCCAAACCCATTCAATCCCACCACACAAATTGAGTATACGCTCTCGGATGTTCAGACCGTATCCCTGAAAGTTTACGATATGGCCGGGAGGCAGGTTGCAGTTCTTGCAAATGGTGTTAAACAGGCAGGCCGTCATACCGCAACATTCGATGCCGGAACCCTGGCCAGCGGGGTCTATTTTTACAGGTTTATCACAAACTCTCAGGTTTACACTAAAAAAATGACGTTGTTGAAGTGA